Within the Stenotrophomonas maltophilia genome, the region ACCAAGACCAGCGTCTCGCCCAAGCTTGGCATGGTCTATCGCTTCACCGACGAATGGTCGCTGTTTGCCGGTTACTCGCACGGCTTCCGCTCGCCGCCGTACAACGACGTCAATCTCGGCTTCACCAACTTCGCCTTCGGCTACACGGCCATTCCCAATCCGGACCTGAAGCCGGAAACCAGTGATGGCATGGAACTGGGCCTGCGCTTCCTGTCGCCGGCTGCCTACGTCAGCGTCAGCGGCTACTACAACGAGTACAAGGACTTCATCGAGTCGCAGTCGCTGGTCGGCACCAATGCGCAGGGCCTGATGGTGTTCCAGTCGCGCAACATCGCCGACGCCCGCATCTACGGCGCTGAACTGAAGGCCGGCGTCGACTTCGGCCAGATCAGCCCGACCCTGCAGGGCTGGGCACTGCGCAGTTCCGTGGCCTGGTCGCGCGGCGACAACAAGACCGAGGACACCCCGCTGGATTCGGTCGACCCGCTGCGCGGCACCGTCGGCCTGATGTACGACACCGATGCCTGGGGTGTCGAACTGGCCGGCACGTTCGTCAAGCGCAAGGACCGCGTCGCCTCGGCCACGGTGTACCGCCCGGCCGGCTATGGCGTGGCCGACCTGATGGCACATTGGAACTTCGCCCCGGGTGCGACCTTCAACGTAGGCGTGTTCAACCTGGGCGACAAACGCTACATCGATTGGTCCAACGTGGGTACGACGCTGTCGCCGACCAGCCGCGTGCTGGATCGCTACACCAGCCCGGGTCGTACCTTCTCCGCCAGCCTTGCCGTGTCCTGGTGACCTCATGAGCCGAGCCTTGTCCGCACGCAGGAATGACTCCATCGCCGCGCCACACCGCGCGGCATGGCCGACCCCGGCACAGCTGGCCACGCTTGGCACCGTGTTGTGTCTCTACCACGCCGACGGCAACGAGCTTGGCGGCTGGCGCCAGGCGGTGCGCGTGCATGCCTGCCAGGGCGTGGACAGCGAGGGCCTGCGCGAAAGCCTGTGCTTCCTTGACGGCCGTGGCCGCTGCGTGTGGCGCCTGTACCTGCTGCCGGACAGCGATTTCCTGGCCTGGGACCGGTTGGTGGCCGCGCTGCCGCCGGGCCCACAGCACGACAGCGACGGCAGTGTCGGTGAACGCCTGTGGCGGCGCCTGGCTGGTCATCTCGGCGGCCAGCGTTGGCGCCTGTGTGCGCTGCGCCTGCATGCCGCCGATGATGGCCGCACTCTGGCGGCCAGCCTGTCGACGCTGTCGTCGCTGGGCGCGGCCACCGCACGCCGCATCGCGCGCCTGGAAGGCGCCGAGGGCGAGCTGGCCATCGACGACTGCTGCTGTGCCGACGCCGCGCGCCGGCCGGCACCACGGATTCCCGGCGACCTGCCGCTGATCCGCCTCTGATCTGTTCCTGATGGAACGCCCGACGGCCACGGATGGCCTCTCAACGAACCTGCAACCCCGAAGGAAGATCCCGATGAAATTCCAGACAGCCAGCGTCCTGCTGTTGCTCGCCGGCAGCGGCGTGGCCAGCGCGCAGCCCTCCGACATCGCCCGCGACCACGACAGCATCCTGGCCATGCAGGGTGAGTACACCGTGGATTTCGCCTTCGACGAAACCGTGCTGCTGAAGCCGGGCTACGAGCGCGCGCCGGCGATGCGCAGCGGCGGCAATGAAATGGTCATCGTGGTCGAGGACAGCCCGAAGCGCATCGTGCTGCAACACCTGCTGCTGGACGAGAAGAGCGGCCACATCACCAAGCACTGGCGCCAGGACTGGGTCTACGAGGCCCCGAACCGCTTCGAGTTCAGTGCCGACCAGACCTGGCGGGTGCGCAGCATCCCGGCGGCGGTGAACCAGGGCGCCTGGACCCAGTGCGTGTATGAAGTGAGCGATGCACCGCGCTACTGCGGCACCGGCAAATGGACCTACACCAACAACGTGCCGAGCTGGACCAGCGACCTGAGCTGGCGCCCGCTGCCGCGCCGTGAGTACACCAAGCGCAGCGACTACAACGCGCTGGCGGTGGTCAACCGCCACACGCTCACCCCGAACGGCTGGACCCACGAGCAGTTCAACACCAAGGTGCAGCGCAACACCGACGGCAGCCAGGTGGAGATCGCGCGTGAGTTCGGCTTCAACGACTACGTGAAGACCACCGAGATCGACTTCACCCCGGCGCGCGATTACTGGAAGGCCACCGCCGGCTACTGGGCCAAGGTCCGCCAGCGCTGGGACGGTTTCCTGACCCAGGCTCCGGGCGTGCACCTGAAGACCAAGCTGGATGGGATGGCGATGATCATTCCGCTGTTCACCCAGGCGCAGGACCTGCAGGACGGCAAGCAGGTGAAGGACGCGCAGATCGACGAAGTGTTCGCCAGGTACGTGGAAAAGGCCCAGTAGGGTCGAGCCCTGCTCGAGGCCACAGCCGGATCCACGCATGGCGTGGATCTACCGCAAGGAAGGGTGCCGGGCTTGCCCGGCACGCCTCCCGGCGCGCGCCTGCGTCAGGCTTCGCGCAGGGCCAGGGCGGGCGGGGTATGCAGGATGCGCCGGGTGCCCCACCAGCCCGCCAGCAGGCTCAGCCCGATGCCGACCACGCCGCCCAGCAGCAGGCCCGGCCACGGCGGCAGCAGCGGCAGCTCGAACACCTTCTGCGACACCACCAGCCCGATCACGGCCGTGGCGCCCACCGCCAGCAGCGCGGCGAGCGTGCCCAGTGCTCCGAACTCGACCAGCACCGCACCGCGCAGCTGGCGCCGGGTCGCGCCCAGCGTGCGCAGTACCGCGCTGTCGTAGCGGCGCTCGCCGGCCGTGGCCTGCAGGGCAGCCAGCAGGACCAGCACGCCGGCCAGCAGGCTGAACACCATCACCAGCTGCACCGCCTGTGCCACCCGTTCCATCACGTCGCGCACCTGCGAGATCACCGCATCCACGTCCAGCAGCGACAGGTTCGGCTGTGCACGCACCAGTTCGCCCAGCCCGGCTGCCTGGCCGGCCGGCAGGTGGAATGCCGAGAGCAGGTTGTGCGGGGTGTCGCCCACGGCGTTCGGATTCAACAGCACGAAGAAGTTCGGCCGGAACGTGTTCCAGTCCGCCTTGCGCACGCTGGTCACGGTGAACTCGCGCTGCTGCTCGCCCACGGAAATGCCGATACGGTCGCCGGTCGAGACGCCGTAGCGTTTGGCCCAGCCGGTTTCCACCGAGGC harbors:
- a CDS encoding Hemin transport protein produces the protein MSRALSARRNDSIAAPHRAAWPTPAQLATLGTVLCLYHADGNELGGWRQAVRVHACQGVDSEGLRESLCFLDGRGRCVWRLYLLPDSDFLAWDRLVAALPPGPQHDSDGSVGERLWRRLAGHLGGQRWRLCALRLHAADDGRTLAASLSTLSSLGAATARRIARLEGAEGELAIDDCCCADAARRPAPRIPGDLPLIRL
- a CDS encoding DUF6607 family protein; its protein translation is MKFQTASVLLLLAGSGVASAQPSDIARDHDSILAMQGEYTVDFAFDETVLLKPGYERAPAMRSGGNEMVIVVEDSPKRIVLQHLLLDEKSGHITKHWRQDWVYEAPNRFEFSADQTWRVRSIPAAVNQGAWTQCVYEVSDAPRYCGTGKWTYTNNVPSWTSDLSWRPLPRREYTKRSDYNALAVVNRHTLTPNGWTHEQFNTKVQRNTDGSQVEIAREFGFNDYVKTTEIDFTPARDYWKATAGYWAKVRQRWDGFLTQAPGVHLKTKLDGMAMIIPLFTQAQDLQDGKQVKDAQIDEVFARYVEKAQ